TCGCCCGCCAGGCGCTGTGGCCGCTGGCCGTCGGCTTCGCGCTGGTCTGCGCCGTGATGTGGATGTTGCTGAGGCCGCTGGGCCAGCGCTTCCAGGCGATGGAGCAGGCCTTCCGGAACATGGACGGCCCGGCGCACGTGCCCCCGTCCGACGAAGCGCTGCGCGCCTTCGACGCCCGCTACCAGGAGGCCTCCCTGGCCCTGGCCCAAGCAGAGCGCTCACTGGAGGGCCCGGCATGAGCCCCCCCACGAACGACGGAAGTCTGTCCCGGAGCCGCATCTGGAAGGTGAGCCTGCTGCCCACGCTGCTCATCGTGGCGACATTGGTGGTGGCGTCCATCCAGGCCTCGCGCCTGTTCGAGCAGTCCTTGCGCCCGGACCTGCGCGCCAAGGCGGAGACGCTGGCCCAGACCGTGGCGCTCCAGTTCCACCGCGCCGCGGACCTGGGCATCCCGGTGAACCGGCTGGGCGCGGCGGACGCCTACCTGGATGACGCGGCCCTGGGCCACGAGGAGATCCGCTACATCGGCTTCGCCTCGCCGGACGGCCACCTGCTGTACGCGTCCAGGGACTTGAAGGCGAAGCCCGCGTCCTTCTTCGACAAGGTGCTCAAGGCCCACACGCTGGAAGAGTCGCGTGGACTGGCGCGCCTGGACGGGGACCTGGACCTGGTCCACCCCGTGGAGTCGCGGGGACGCGTCATCGGCCAACTGCACCTGGGCATCGACACGACGTACGCCGAACAGCGGCTCCAGGAGATCCACACCGACATCCTCATCACCCTGTTCGTGACGGCGCTCGTCACGGTGGAGGTGCTCATGGCGCTGATGGGCCTGCTTGTCATCCGGCCGCTGCGGCTGTTGCGGCGCCTGCTGGAGCTGGGCGGGGAGGGGGACTTCACGCGTCAGGCCCGGGTGCGGCTGCACGACGAGGCCACCCGGGCGCTGGCCGCCGCGGGCCGGCTGGTGCGCGGCCTCAACCGCCGCCACGCGGCGCTGGACGAACCCGCGGCCCGGACGCTGGGCGAGCGCTTCCGCTTCGGAGACCCGAAGGCCCCCGCCGCGCTGGAGGAGCCCGGGACGAGCGACCTGCGGCTGCCGCTGTTCGTCTTCCTCTTCGGCTCGGAGCTGTCGCGCTCGTTCTGGCCGCTGTTCGTCAAGCGGCTGTACCAGCCCGGCCCGTACTTCTCCGAGAGCTTCATGGTCGCGCTGCCCATGTCGCTGTGGGTCACCGCGATGGTGGTGTGCACGCCGCTGGCGGGGCGCCTGCTCAACACCCGGAGCAGCCGCGTGGCGATGCTCGTGGGCATGGTGCCCGCCGGCCTGGGCCTGTTCATGACGGGCCTCGCGTCGAGCCTCACGGAGCTCTTCCTCTGGCGCGTCGTCACCGCGGGCGGCTACGGCATCGTGACGACGACGGCGCTGTTGCACGTGGCGCGCACGTCGAAGCAGAGCCACGGCGCGCGGAGCATGGGCGTGTTCGTGGGCGCGTCCACGGCGGCCAGCGTCTGCGGCACCGCCATTGGCGGCATCCTCGCGGACCGCATCGGCTACGCGGCGACGTTCGGGGTGGCCGCGGGGCTGGTGGCCCTGGCCATGGCGCTGGTGCTGCTGCTGGCGCCGGACCTGGGGCCCGTCCGTGCACGGGAGGAGGGTGGGGTCCGCCCAGCGGCGGCCTCGGCCTACCTGGGCATCCTCAAGCGCGGGCGCGTGCTGCTCTTCATCCTGCTGGCGGCCATGCCGGCGCGCCTGGTGCTGACGGGCTTCCTCTTCTACCTGACGCCCCTGCGCCTGCATGAGATGGGCTTCACCGAAGCCGCCATCGGCCGGTTGATGATGGGCTACTTCATCGTCACGGTGTTCGCCACGCCGGTGGTGTCGCTGCTGGCGGACCGCCATGGCTGGCACCGCGGGATGATGCTCGTGGGCGGCGGGCTGTCCGGGCTGGGCGTGCTGCTGTTCGCGTCCGCGAGCGGCTCGTGGCCGCTGTTGGCCGCGGTGCTGCTGGTGGGCCTGGGACAGGCCCTGGCGGCCACGCCGCTGCTCGCCAGCATTCCACCGCTCTTCGCCGAGGAGTGCGCCGGGTTCGGCCTGGACTCGCTCCTGTCCGTCTTCCGGATGATCGAGCGCGTGGGCAGCCTCGTCGGCCCGCTGCTCGCCGCCGCGCTGCTGGGCGCCAGCGGCTTCGTGCGCAGCACCCACGTCATCGGCATCGGGATGCTCGCGCTCACCGCGGGCCTCGCCGCCTACCTCTTCCTGAGATCCCTTCCACCCACCACTCCCACTCCGAAAGCCCCATGACCGCCATCACCCAGAACCTGTTGAAGCTGACGCCCACGCAGCGCGAGCAACTGGACGTGTTGTTCCTCGCGCAGTACGCGCCGGACCCCGGAGCCCCCTGGCCCGAGCTGCACCCGGAGCACGGCGTGCTCCCGCGCTACAACCACGAGCTGTTCCACACGCTGACCGGACTGGGCCTGCGGTGCACGCCGTGCCGCTCGCTGGAGAACCTGGTCCACATCCGCAGCGAGCCCAACTACGTCTTCACGCTGCTCAACCGCGCGCCGGTGCGCAACTCGGAGGTCTTCACGTCGGCGTTCTGCGAATGGTTGCAGGTCCCCTACCTGGGAGCGCCGCCCAACATCCGCGCGCTGGCGGAGGACAAGCACCTCACCAAGCTGATGGCGCGCTCGCTGGGCATCCCCACTGCGCCCTGGGTGACGAGCCCGGCGGAGGGGAAGCTGCCGCCCGCGCCGGACTTCAAGGGACCGTGGATCATCAAGCCGCGCTTCGGCGCCGCGTCCGTGGGCATCTCCGACGACAGCATCCAGGAGACGGAGGCCGGCCTGCACGCGCGCCTGCGCCTGTTCCAGGACCTGGGCCAGGCCTGCCTCGTGGAGCAACTGGTGCCCGGCCTGGACCTGACGGTGCCGGTGCTGGGCGGCGAGGAGCCCCAGGTGCTGGGCGTCGCGGAGGAGACGTCCTCGCTGCCGCACGGCATCGTCACCCACCGGCAGAAGCGGCTCCTGGAGGGCGGGCGCGAGCGCCGCATGGCGCAGGAGGGCCCGCTCACGGAGCGCCTGCGGATGTACGCGCTCCGGCTGTGCGCCGCGGTGCGGGACTTCGACTACCTGCGCGTCGACTTCCGCCAGCACCGCGACACCGGCGAGCTGTTCCTCCTGGAGTTCAACATCGGCTGCAACCTGGGCAGCCACGCGGCGGTGATGTTCACCGCGCGCCACGCGGGCCTCCAGCAGGCGGACGTCATCGAGCACATCCTGCGGCACAGCCTGGACCGTCAGGGCCGGATGTGGCGGAGCGCGTCCGCCCGGACGGAGGCGGGGAGATGACGGCCCGCGCCTTCCTCGCCACGCTCGTCCTGCTGTCGGCGGCCTCCGCCTCCGCGAAGCCGTACCGCGTCTTCATGGTCATCCACCGCACCGGCGCGGAGGCGGACCAGGGCTTCCGGGACTACCTGCTCAGCGCGGGGCTGGAGGTGGAGTTCACCGTCCGCAACATCGAAGGCGACGCGAACCGGCTGCCCGCGGTCATCCAGGAGATCCGCGCGCGGCGTCCGGACCTCATTTACGCCCAGAGCACGCTGGTGACGGAGGGGCTCGTGGGCCGGGTGGGGGAGGTGGACCCCGCGCGGCACATCACCGACGTGCCGGTCGTCTTCGCCATGGTGTCGGACCCCATCGCCTCGGGGCTGGTGACGCGGCTGGAGGGCTCCGGGCGCAACCTCACCGGCGCCATCCACGTGGCCTCGCTGCCCGTGCAGCTCAAGGCCATGCAGTCCTTCATGCCGCTCAAGCGGCTGGGCGTCGCCTACAACCCGTCCGAGCCGTCCCAGCGCAACATGTTCGACAAGCTCAAGCAGCTCACCGCGCAGGCGGGCATCGAGCTGGTGCCGGTGCATCCGCTCGGCAAGGATGGGAAGCCGGACGCGGCGCGCCTGCCCGCGATGATGCAGGCGCTGGCGGCCCGGAGGCCGGACCTGGTGTACCTGCCTCCGGTGAACTTCTTCGCGCCGCACAGCCAGCTGCTGATGGACGAAGCGATCCGCCTGGGCCTGCCCACCTTCTGCGCCATCGAGGTGCAGCTGGAGGCAGGCGGCATGATGGGGCTGGTGGCGCCCTTCTACAACGTGGGGGGCCTGGCGGGCTTCAAGGCCACGCAGATACTGCGTGAGCACCGCTCAGCGGCGGAGCTGCCCGTGGAGACGCTGTCCCGCTTCTCCTTCGAGGTGAACATGCCGGCCGCGCACGCGCTGGGGCTGTACCCGCCCATGCACATCCTCAGGTACGCGCGGATTCGGGAGCGGTAGCACGGGCCGCCTCCACGGTCCCCAGGTGCAGCAGCTCCTGCAGCAGGTCGAGCAGGAGCTGCTGTCCCAGGTCGTGTCCCACCGCGTGCGAGAAGCAGTACGCCAGCCGCAAGAGGCCCCAGCGCTGCGCGAGGGTCGCGGGCGCGAGCGCGATGTCCGTCAGCCGCTGGCACAGCGCCTCCAGCGGCGAGACGACCTGGGACCCGAAGGCGATGCGGCGCAGCAGCTGGCCGGTGAGCTCCTGGAGGAAGGGCGCGTCCTCCCGTGACGCCTCCAGCGCCAGCGTTTCGGCCTCGGTCAGGTGGACCTCCAGCCCCGCCGCCAGCAGCACCGCCTCCAGCACGCGGGCGTGCCTCGGGTGCGCGGGCTCCGCCGCCAGCGCGACGGGGGACATGCCATCCTGGATGCCCAGGCGCATGTCGCGCGCCTGGGCCGGCGTCAGCCCCAGCTCGCGGCACAGCTGGGCCAGCGGCAGCTGCGCCGGACCCTGGCGTCCGCCGTGCGCGGCCCGCAGCGCCAGGCCATAGGCCAGCAGGCGGTTGGAGGTGTCCGGCAGCCGCACGCGCAGCGACGCGAAGAGCGCGTCACCTTCCAGCGGGGCTCCGGTCCGGCGCGCCAGGCGATGGGCCAGCAACTCGCGCCGGGGGTCGTTGACCTCCGGGTCGCCCAGCACGCCGCGCCAGGCCTCCAGTTGCTTCGCCGGGGTGACGGGGCCCTTCGCCTGGACGACGAAGAGCACCGCGTCCAGCAGCGCCAGGTCCCTTGCTTCACAGGCCTCTGAGATGTGCGTTCGGATCATGCCGCCAGGACGGCACCGGCGGCGCGGCTGTGATTCCCAGCGGAAATAAAAGAAGCCCCACGGGGCGGTTGCCCCGTGAGGCCTGTCGGAGGTCACCGGCCTCGAGCCGGGAACCGCCGCATGCGTGTGATTACTTGAGGGTCCGCTCGATGCGCTTCACCTCGTGGTCGTGGACCGTCACGGCGTCGAGGATGAGGTTGGCGTAGGCCTGGGCCGCGGTGGCCGGCGTCTTGTTCACCCCGTTCGGCCCGTTGAGGTAGAGGTCGAGCGCGCCCAGGCTGACCTTCCAGTCGTCATTCAGCTGGGCCGGGGCCTTCTTCAGGCACTGGAGCCCGGCGTCGATGATGGTCTTGCAGTAGTCCTGCCACTGCGTGTTGCACGCCTGCCAGGCCTTGTGCTGCGTGGTGGTGGAGCCGGGGGGCGGGAACAGCGGGCTCCAGGACTCACCGCGGCCCAGGTGCGTGGAGGAGGCCGGGTGTCCGGTGGCCTCCATGAAGATGCTGCACGGGAAGCAGGAGGCGAGCTTCGTGGTCTTGCTGCCCACGGCGATTTCATACGGCGTGCCGGGGTTGTAGGGCGTCTTCTTGTTCGGGCTGAGGTCGTTGGCCAGCTTGTGGACGTGCACGTCGTAGATGGCCTGGATCATCCCGTGCGTGTACGCGCAGATGTCATGGCCGCGCTGGGGCGCGGGGCCCTCGAAGTGCATGCCCTGCTGCTTGAGCCCCTGCTTGTCCGGGTCGCGGTCCTCGTGGTCCTGCAGCGCCTCTGGGCCGATCATCCCCCACACCCGGTCCGCGGGCGCCTCCGGGGGGTGCCACCGCCGCCCGTAGGTGATGTCGAACGGCACGTTGTGGCGGAAGGTGCTCATCAGGCCCGTCTGTCCATCCGTCCGGCCGTCGATGAACCCCGTGTAGGCGCCGCGGCCCTGGTAGCCCAGCTTGTCCGCGGTGTCCGGCTGGGTGGCCAGCCGGAACAGCCTGTCGGCGGTGCCGGCCGGCAGCGGCGGGTCGTAGCGGTAGGGGTCGTTGGGGTTCTTGTCTCCGCTGCCGCCGGTGATGCGGCCACCGGTCGTCCAGATGGGCGTCGTGCCCAGCTCCACCTTCTGGTCGGGCTTCAGCCCCGCCGCCTGCAGCAGCCGGTTGAGCTTCTGGATGGCGGCGAGGTGGGTGGGGTCCACCGGCTTCTCCCGCAGCTGCTGTTCGGTCAGCTTGTGGCCGTCCTCCACCTCGAAGTCGACCCGAGCGTGCCGCTTGTTCACGTCCGCGTTCGTCAGGCGGCTCCATGCCCACCCGACGACCGCCGCCGTCATGATGATGTCCGCGTCCTTGGCGGCTTGCGTCCCCGGACTCAGGATGCCCTGCTGCTTCACCAGGCTCATCGAAGACCTCTCCCTCTGGAGCTTTGAGCGCCCGCTCCGATAGGCGTTGGAGCCAGGACGCGGAGCCGGAGCCTGTTGTGAAGGCGGCGGCCGTCACACGACCGCCACAATCCCCGCCGTGGGCGTGTCACCGGCGTGTGTTACATGGAATTCCTCACCTGGAGACCCCCATGCATCTGCGTGCCCTTGCATTGACCTGCTTCACCGCGCTCGCCGCCTGTGACAACGCCCCTGTCGACACCGCCTCCGTGGAGTCCACGGAGGAGCTGGGTGTCAGCACCGCCGCGGAGACGGCGACCCGCCTCTACGCCGCGGTGGGCGACAACAGCTTGAGCTTCGAGACGCTCGGCACCTTCGAGCAGCGCGACGGCGTGCGCGCCCTCATCCTCCACGCCACCGCGAACCGCTACCTCGCGGACGTGCTCAGCTTCGTCCCGGACGACGCCTTCGGAGAGGCGAGCGTCATCAGCGAGCGCCGGTTCGAGATCGTCCTCCACGAGGGCCACGAGCTCAACACGGTGCTCTCCGGGCTGCCGCTCTTCGTCAAGGTCACCACCAACACGGGCACGCCGCGCTCGTACACGGCGCGCATCGTGGTGGCGCCGCGCTTCTATGACTTCCGCGGCGACTCGGGCATCTGGATCGACGAGGCGGTCACCCCCCGCTACGTCGTCCAGGGCTACGACAACCTCCTCTACCGGGGCCACGCGTCGGTCTCCGGGTACACCGACTGGCTCTCCGTCACGGCGCCGGACGGCATCCCGTCCGTCTACGGCCGGCCCAACTACAAGCTCGACTGGACGTACACGAAGCTGCACCAAGCCATCGACCCGCACACGGTCCCGCTCGCGTTCAGCGCGGGGGGCGACAACGGCGCGACGATGCAGAAGACCGCCCGGCTGGTGGCGCGCGTGACGGAGTTCGCGCTCACCGACGGTGACGCCTACGACGTCTGGCCCAGCCCGCCCTGCGACCCCGTCGTCTCCGCCTGCTACCACTCGCAGCCTGCGGGCACGACGGACTTCAGCCAGTGCGGCACCTACCGCCAGGTCCTGCGCTGCACGTACTGACCCCTTGATGGGAGGCGTGGGCTGGCCAGGCCCCGCATGAAACACGCGGGTGGCGAGACGGAGTAACGCTCGCCACCTGCATCGCTGACACGTCAAGCCACGGCCGTGACATGTCAGCGGCATGTCAGCCGGAGTGTATCGGCCGGTGCCTCCGAGGCGCCCCGGGACTCCAGGCACTGGCACGGGCCCTGCTGTCTCACGAAGTGTCTCGGCCGTTTCATGCACGGCCCAAAGGACTCTTCGTGCCCACGTCCCACACCGCTTGCTCGAACAACACCCCAGCTCCCCAGCCCCTTCCTCCAGGGACCTGGGGCCTGACGCGCGCCGAAGGCGGGCTGTGCCTGGAAGAAAGGTCGCTCGCGAGCCTGACGCAGCGCTGGGGGAGCCCGCTCTTCGTCGTCCATGGCGCCCGGCTCACCGAGAATGTCCGGCGCTTCCAGCAGATGCCCGAGGGGCGGATGCGGGGGGCCGAGATCTTCTATTCGTACAAGACCAATCCGATCCCCGCCGTGCTCCAGCGGCTGTCACGGCTCGGGGTGGGCGCCGAGGTCGTCTCTCCGTACGAGCTGTGGCTCGCCCAGCGGCTCGGGGTCGCGTCCGAGCGGATCATCTACAACGGCCCCGGCAAGACGCCGGACGTGGCCCGCACGGTGGTCCAGAGCGAGCTGCTCATCACCCACCTGAACCATCGCGAGGAGATCGCGCTCGTCGCGGGGGCCGCCGCGGAGCTCGGGAAGCGCCCCCGGGTGGGCATGCGCGTGGCCACCTCGGACAGCTGGTCCGGCAAGTTCGGCATCCCGATCGCCGGAGGCCAGGCGCTGGCGGCCTACGAGGAGGCGATGATGCACCCCTCGCTGCGGGTCGTCGGGCTGCACGCGCACCGGGGCGTGGCCATCGAGGATGCGGAGACGCTGGAGCGCTTCGTTCAAGAGGTGCTGGAGTTCTGCGACACGCTGCACGGCCGGCTCGGGCTCGACGTGGAGATGCTCGACCTGGGTGGGAGCCTCGCGGTCCCGACGGTGCTGCCTCTGGACGACTCTCCCGTACCGCTCGCGGAGCGGGTCCAGCGGAGGCTCTCGATTGAACGGTACCTGGCGCTGCTCATCGGCAGGGTCGAGGCCCACTTCCGTCGCGCCGGCCGTCCCGTGCCCCGCATCTTCCTGGAGCCCGGACGCGCGATGACCGGGAACACCCAGTTGCTGCTCTGCCAGGTCAGCAGTCTCAACGCGGCCGGAGCCGGGCCCGCGCGCGCCATCCTGGATGCCGGCGAAAACATCGCCCACATCCTGCACCGCGAGTATCACGAGATCTTCCACGTCGAGCGGTGGGGGGAGTCCCCCAGCCAGACGTACTCCCTCGATGGTCCCACCTGCAGCCCCATGGACCGCCTTCGGACGGAGATCGAGCTCCCGCGGCTCCAGGTGGGAGACACGCTCGCGGTCATGGACGCGGGGGCGTATCTGGTCTCCTTCTCGAACTCCTTCTGCTTCCCGCAGCCCGGCATCGTGATCCTGGACGAGGGCCGCGCGACGCTCGCCCGTCGCGCGGAGACCTACGAAGACATGATCGCCCGCGACCTCGCCGCGAACAGCGCCACCCGATGAACGCCCAGGCCCTGTTGGTGCACCCGCCGCGGGACGAGCCGTCCTGCGTGCTGAGGGGGGCGGTCGTCGCGCTCTCGCACGGGCGCATCGAGGTGACGTATCTCGCGCCGGGGGAACCGCCGCGCATCGCCGTCGCCGGCAATCCCCTGGCGCTCGAGGCCGCGCTGCCTGCCCGGGACACGGCGGCGTACGCCCTGTTCGCCGGCCTGGACAGCATCCTGGTCTCGGATCGCGATGCGCGGCGGGCGATCCTCGTCCCACGCGAGGGCATGTCGCTGCTGGAGGAGCAGGCCCCGCTCTATGTCACGGGCCCGGATCCCAGGCACGCGGGCCGCTTCCGCGTGGAGGCCCATCGCGCGTCGGCTCCCACGAGCGTGCTGTACGTCGCGCAATCCTTCGGGCACACGACGGGCTGGGTGCCGGCCGTGCATGGCGCCCTCGCCAGGCTCCCGGACCCCATCCCGTTCACCGCGGCGATCCGCCGGCAGGAGGACGCGGCGTACGCGCGCCGGAAGGTCGGGGACACCGTGGGGTTCCACGTCGTTCCGCTCCACTACAGCGACGCGGAGTCGGGGACCGTCACGCCAGACGATGTCGCCAACGTTTCGCGGCCGGAGTTCCTGAACCGCGAGGCCGCGCTCCTGTGGCTCGCGGTCAACCGTGAGCTGGCCCGGGCCAGCGCGGGCGCGGCCGCCATCGTGAACGACTGCCGGCCAGAGACCTGGATCCTTCACCAGCTCGCGGAGCATGCGCAGCGCAAGGACGTCCCCCTGCACGCCGTGCGGTACGCGTTCGAGGAATTCGACTGGCTCCGTCGGCGGGTTCGCCAGACGGACGAGGCATCGGTAGCGCCGGGAATGGCCGAGCTCGTAGCCGCGTCCGCCCCGGCGATCCACACACGGCGCGAGCTGAGGGACGCGTTGCGGGCCTCGGGCATCGAGCCGCGGCGCAACCCCTCGGTCGACTTCGAGGCCTCGAGCCGGGAGCTCATGGCCGCCGTGCCGGAGAGCGGCACCCTATGGTATCAGGCCATCAACTGGCGTGACTGGCTGTCGCTGGAGTCGGGCCGGCGGCCCTACGTGGTCATCCCGCCGCTCGGCCAGGCCAGCGCGCTCTGCCCGGAGCAGGCCGCGGATAGGGCAGGGGCCGTCCTCGCCCAGCGCTCGCCGACGCTCCAGCACCTCTTCACCCCGGAGGATTCGCGCGGCGTCGTGCTCGTGTCGCAGGGCAACGGCTTCTCCACCTGCAGCCGCCGGCACTGGCGCGCGATGCTGGAGATGGCGGCGAGGATGGAGGGGGTGCACTTCCTGTTCGCGGGTGGGAGCGCGGAGGATCGCGCATGGCTGGCGCTCGAGCTCGAGCGCTCGCAGCCCGGGAACGTGACGCTGCTCGGGTGGATCGACGAGCACTGGAGCACGTTCCTCCGGGCCCTGGCCGCGAAGCCCCAGGCGGCCTTCGTCTGCCGCCCGGGCCTGAGCAGCATCGGCGCCGCGCTGGTGAACGGCATTCCCCCCCTCCTCATGTCCCCCGACCCCCTGGTGGGACCGGACGGCGCCGTGGACGCGATCACCGCGGAGGTGGCCATGGAGCGCGCGGTCTACGCGTTCCAGCTCGAGCGGCTGTATGCCAGCCAGTGCGCGGCACACCGGAACTCGCCGCTGCCGGTGCTCCTTGACACCCTCGGCGGTGATGCGGAGCGGGCGCTGGCCACGCTGCGCCGTGCGGTGGACCCCGCCATCCAGTCGCGCCAGCGGGCGGCCATCGCCGGGTACTGCGATGGGTCGCGCGTCGCGCACCTCATCGCGAGCGTGCTCACGCGCGAAGCGGCCTCCGGCGTGCTGCCCATCCAGGTCAAGCGCCGGATGCGCGACCAGGAGCTCGCCAGCCCGGGGGTGCCCTTCGGCGCGCTCCCATCGACAGACGCCCTCGCTTCGCGGGGGCTCGCACATCCATGAGGAACACCATGCCCGCGCATCCTGGATTGCCCCGAGACTTCTACGAACTGCGGCTGAAGCAGCTCTGGTCCGACGTCCTGCACCGTGACGACTTCGGGATGAAGGAGGACTTCTTCGCCCTTGGCGGAGACCACGCCAGGGCGGAGGCCCTTGTCGCCGAAATCTCGGCGCGGTTCGACAGCCCACTCTCGATGGCGGCGTTCCTCGATGCGCCGAACATCGAGCGAACGGGCTGTCTGCTGCGCGCGCGCTCCCGGAAGCTCAACACGCAGCCACTCATCCCGCTCCAGCCGAACGGCTCGAAGCGCCCCTTCTTCTTCCTGCCAGGCGGGGAGGGGGCCCCGCTCAACGCCTATGCGCTGGCGCGCTGGATGGGGCCGGATCAGCCCCTGTACGGCCTTCAGACCCGAGGCCTCCATGGCGAGCGCGCGCCGTTCGAGCGAATCGAGGACATGGCGGCCGACCACATCGAGACCCTGCGCACCGTGCAGCCGCGCGGTCCCTACCTCCTGGGAGGCCATTGCTCCGGCGGCATGGTCGCGCTGGAGATGGCGCTGCAGCTTCAACGCAACGGGGAACAAGTGGCCGTGCTCGCGGTGTGCGACGCCTGGTCGCCCGCCAATCTCAACCTCCGCATGCCGAACGAGACCTTCCTGACCGACCTGGTCGAGTTCTACTCCATCGTCGCGGCGGGCTTCCGGTACTGGTTCGACGTGGACGTCGGGCTGAAGAGCGAAGAGATGCGGACCCTGGATCCGCGCGAGCGCGTCAGGCACTTCATGGACCTCGCCAGGAGGCACGGGGCCTATCCACCGGACGAGCCCGACGCGCGCATCGAGCACATCCTGGCGCTCTATCGCGCCGCCAGCGACTCCGCCTACGTGCCGGCCGAACGCTTCCGGGGGCCCATCACCTTCCTGCGCGCGATCGACAGCAAGTTCTGCGAAACGGTCACCGAGGGCTGGGAGGACCTCACGACCCAGCCGTTGCGCCTGCGCATGGTCCCGGGCAACCACGTCTCGCTGCTGACCGAGCCACACGTGCAGGCAGTGGCGAACGAGCTGCGCGCCGCCATCGCGGAGGCGCACGTGTAGTGCTCGCCTTCTTGACGCGGTCCGGTTCCGGCCGCGAGCAGCCGGCGAAGATGCGGTGCCGGAAGGAGGGGGGAACTTTTGTCGAACCTGGGGCCCGAAGAACGCGCTCTAAGCACCGGGCGTGGATCGCCACCCAGG
The sequence above is drawn from the Corallococcus sp. NCRR genome and encodes:
- a CDS encoding MFS transporter — translated: MSPPTNDGSLSRSRIWKVSLLPTLLIVATLVVASIQASRLFEQSLRPDLRAKAETLAQTVALQFHRAADLGIPVNRLGAADAYLDDAALGHEEIRYIGFASPDGHLLYASRDLKAKPASFFDKVLKAHTLEESRGLARLDGDLDLVHPVESRGRVIGQLHLGIDTTYAEQRLQEIHTDILITLFVTALVTVEVLMALMGLLVIRPLRLLRRLLELGGEGDFTRQARVRLHDEATRALAAAGRLVRGLNRRHAALDEPAARTLGERFRFGDPKAPAALEEPGTSDLRLPLFVFLFGSELSRSFWPLFVKRLYQPGPYFSESFMVALPMSLWVTAMVVCTPLAGRLLNTRSSRVAMLVGMVPAGLGLFMTGLASSLTELFLWRVVTAGGYGIVTTTALLHVARTSKQSHGARSMGVFVGASTAASVCGTAIGGILADRIGYAATFGVAAGLVALAMALVLLLAPDLGPVRAREEGGVRPAAASAYLGILKRGRVLLFILLAAMPARLVLTGFLFYLTPLRLHEMGFTEAAIGRLMMGYFIVTVFATPVVSLLADRHGWHRGMMLVGGGLSGLGVLLFASASGSWPLLAAVLLVGLGQALAATPLLASIPPLFAEECAGFGLDSLLSVFRMIERVGSLVGPLLAAALLGASGFVRSTHVIGIGMLALTAGLAAYLFLRSLPPTTPTPKAP
- a CDS encoding ABC transporter substrate-binding protein, producing MTARAFLATLVLLSAASASAKPYRVFMVIHRTGAEADQGFRDYLLSAGLEVEFTVRNIEGDANRLPAVIQEIRARRPDLIYAQSTLVTEGLVGRVGEVDPARHITDVPVVFAMVSDPIASGLVTRLEGSGRNLTGAIHVASLPVQLKAMQSFMPLKRLGVAYNPSEPSQRNMFDKLKQLTAQAGIELVPVHPLGKDGKPDAARLPAMMQALAARRPDLVYLPPVNFFAPHSQLLMDEAIRLGLPTFCAIEVQLEAGGMMGLVAPFYNVGGLAGFKATQILREHRSAAELPVETLSRFSFEVNMPAAHALGLYPPMHILRYARIRER
- a CDS encoding diaminopimelate decarboxylase family protein: MPTSHTACSNNTPAPQPLPPGTWGLTRAEGGLCLEERSLASLTQRWGSPLFVVHGARLTENVRRFQQMPEGRMRGAEIFYSYKTNPIPAVLQRLSRLGVGAEVVSPYELWLAQRLGVASERIIYNGPGKTPDVARTVVQSELLITHLNHREEIALVAGAAAELGKRPRVGMRVATSDSWSGKFGIPIAGGQALAAYEEAMMHPSLRVVGLHAHRGVAIEDAETLERFVQEVLEFCDTLHGRLGLDVEMLDLGGSLAVPTVLPLDDSPVPLAERVQRRLSIERYLALLIGRVEAHFRRAGRPVPRIFLEPGRAMTGNTQLLLCQVSSLNAAGAGPARAILDAGENIAHILHREYHEIFHVERWGESPSQTYSLDGPTCSPMDRLRTEIELPRLQVGDTLAVMDAGAYLVSFSNSFCFPQPGIVILDEGRATLARRAETYEDMIARDLAANSATR
- a CDS encoding thioesterase domain-containing protein — translated: MPAHPGLPRDFYELRLKQLWSDVLHRDDFGMKEDFFALGGDHARAEALVAEISARFDSPLSMAAFLDAPNIERTGCLLRARSRKLNTQPLIPLQPNGSKRPFFFLPGGEGAPLNAYALARWMGPDQPLYGLQTRGLHGERAPFERIEDMAADHIETLRTVQPRGPYLLGGHCSGGMVALEMALQLQRNGEQVAVLAVCDAWSPANLNLRMPNETFLTDLVEFYSIVAAGFRYWFDVDVGLKSEEMRTLDPRERVRHFMDLARRHGAYPPDEPDARIEHILALYRAASDSAYVPAERFRGPITFLRAIDSKFCETVTEGWEDLTTQPLRLRMVPGNHVSLLTEPHVQAVANELRAAIAEAHV